Proteins from a single region of Dyadobacter fanqingshengii:
- a CDS encoding DUF1624 domain-containing protein translates to MSTNGISLRVKSIDTIRGLIMVIMALDHVRDYFHITAFSADPLDPSTTTPALFFTRWITHFCAPSFMLLSGISAYLSSQNKTTAETSSFLLKRGLWLIIVELTFMTFAFSFDVTFKTIFLAVLWALGTSMLVLGLFVRFFTPKAILISGLMLIFGHNLFDLVKATPGSGLDLFLGIFLKGAGMFVPRGDGGTIAFLYVILPWAGVMMSGYGLGVIYNRTFPEQKRRKLLLQSGLAAIVLFIVLRLVNVYGDQAPWTAQTESIRTFFSFMNASKYPPSLIFTLMTLGPVLILLALTENTNTKLTRFFTVYGKVPFFYFMLHFYLIHVLTMIAVLSSGYTWEQATAPELFFKFRPTDFGYNLGMVYAIWISIVLALYYPCKWFGDYRERNKKWWLSYL, encoded by the coding sequence ATGTCGACTAACGGAATCTCCTTGCGCGTAAAGTCTATTGATACGATCCGTGGGCTCATTATGGTCATCATGGCGCTGGACCATGTCCGGGATTACTTCCACATTACCGCATTCTCCGCCGATCCGCTGGACCCCAGCACAACCACCCCAGCATTGTTTTTCACGAGGTGGATCACGCATTTTTGCGCGCCGTCTTTCATGCTGCTTTCCGGGATTTCTGCCTATTTATCCAGCCAAAATAAAACAACCGCCGAAACTTCCTCTTTTCTTTTAAAACGCGGCTTGTGGCTCATTATCGTGGAACTTACTTTCATGACATTCGCCTTTTCGTTTGATGTTACATTCAAAACCATTTTCCTCGCCGTGCTCTGGGCATTGGGGACCAGTATGCTGGTTTTGGGGCTGTTTGTTCGGTTTTTTACTCCCAAAGCTATTTTGATTTCAGGCTTGATGCTGATTTTCGGCCATAATCTGTTTGATCTTGTAAAGGCCACGCCTGGATCGGGGCTCGATTTGTTCCTCGGGATTTTTCTGAAAGGGGCTGGAATGTTTGTGCCCAGAGGCGACGGCGGCACCATTGCATTTCTATATGTGATCTTGCCCTGGGCGGGCGTCATGATGTCGGGATACGGGCTTGGAGTGATTTATAACCGCACATTTCCTGAGCAAAAACGACGGAAGCTGCTTTTGCAATCAGGGTTGGCTGCCATTGTGCTTTTCATAGTTTTGCGGCTTGTGAACGTTTATGGAGATCAGGCTCCCTGGACTGCCCAAACGGAAAGCATAAGGACTTTCTTTTCCTTCATGAATGCTTCCAAATATCCGCCATCGCTGATTTTTACGCTCATGACGCTCGGCCCTGTTTTGATTTTACTGGCCTTAACCGAGAATACCAACACGAAACTGACGCGTTTTTTTACTGTCTACGGAAAGGTGCCGTTCTTCTACTTCATGCTGCATTTTTACCTCATTCACGTGCTGACCATGATCGCTGTATTGTCGTCGGGTTACACGTGGGAACAAGCTACAGCGCCGGAACTTTTCTTCAAATTTCGCCCCACCGACTTCGGATATAACTTGGGAATGGTGTATGCGATATGGATTTCAATCGTCCTGGCACTTTACTATCCCTGCAAGTGGTTTGGCGATTACCGGGAGCGGAATAAGAAATGGTGGCTGAGCTATTTATAG
- a CDS encoding ROK family protein — translation MMKLWGIDLGGTKIECAVLDPDRNLEVVVRMRLPTESANGYEHILSQIKKLIDQVAEQVGELPTKIGFATPGVLEPDSQLMKNSNTICLNGMPLKADLEKILGIPVQLANDANCFALAEALIGAGKDFPKAEVVFGVIMGTGVGGGLVVNNKIIAGHHGIGGEWGHNILEENGEPCYCGKAGCVEQVISGPALERFYEQVSGEKRTMKVILERYHEGKDEFAKATIERLLEFYGRAISTLINVLDPGLIVIGGGVGNVELLYTAGFEKIKKYIFNKGVVTTPILKPKLGDSAGVFGAALL, via the coding sequence ATTATGAAACTCTGGGGAATAGACTTAGGAGGAACAAAGATAGAATGTGCCGTTCTGGATCCTGACAGGAACCTGGAAGTGGTTGTACGCATGCGACTTCCAACGGAATCGGCAAACGGTTACGAACATATATTGTCGCAGATTAAAAAGCTGATCGATCAGGTTGCCGAGCAAGTAGGAGAGCTGCCAACGAAAATTGGCTTTGCTACGCCGGGCGTTTTGGAACCGGATTCGCAGTTAATGAAAAATTCCAATACAATATGCCTGAATGGAATGCCATTGAAGGCGGATCTTGAAAAAATATTGGGAATTCCGGTTCAGCTTGCCAATGATGCCAATTGCTTTGCACTGGCCGAAGCATTGATCGGTGCAGGAAAAGATTTTCCAAAGGCGGAAGTCGTTTTCGGTGTGATCATGGGCACAGGCGTTGGTGGCGGACTGGTAGTTAATAATAAAATTATTGCCGGACATCACGGAATTGGTGGCGAATGGGGGCATAACATTCTGGAAGAGAACGGCGAACCTTGCTATTGCGGAAAAGCCGGCTGTGTTGAGCAGGTTATTTCAGGACCGGCATTGGAGCGCTTCTACGAGCAGGTGAGCGGCGAAAAGCGGACTATGAAAGTGATATTGGAAAGATATCATGAAGGCAAGGACGAGTTTGCCAAAGCGACGATTGAACGTTTGCTTGAATTTTACGGCCGCGCGATTTCTACGCTAATCAACGTCCTTGATCCGGGTCTGATTGTAATCGGTGGCGGCGTCGGCAATGTTGAGTTGCTTTACACCGCGGGTTTTGAAAAGATAAAAAAATACATTTTCAACAAAGGCGTGGTAACTACACCGATCCTGAAACCAAAACTGGGCGACAGCGCAGGGGTTTTCGGGGCCGCTCTTTTGTAA
- the fucP gene encoding L-fucose:H+ symporter permease, translating into MSNYSSTVEPTKARFTENRYLITLIFVTSLFMFWGIAITMGDVLNKHFQHVLSLTKTQSAFVQFAIFGAYGVMGIPAGLFMKRFGYKNGVLFGLSLFAIGSFLFVPAAAAASFPFFGGALFILGCGISTLETVAHPFVASLGDQRTSDMRINFAQAFNALGTIIGPAVGSYFLLRNNVEGSTDLTSVKTLYIVIGSVIATIAVLFSFVKVPALTDPHVAADPAAANVDTHPEKGLFDHKHFKWAVLAQFFNVAAQAGTWAFFINYGNEKMGFTDAVAGNYMILFFVLMLTGRFVGTFLMRFIAPHSLLAVFAACNIIMCLIIAQSWGWPSFIALLMLNFFFSIMFPTIFSLGLKNLGKHTQQASSFISMGVVGGAFFPFAMGAVAESDVAHAYYLPIICYSVIFAFGYKFYKVL; encoded by the coding sequence ATGAGCAACTATTCCTCAACTGTGGAACCCACAAAAGCCCGATTCACTGAAAACAGATATTTAATAACCCTCATTTTTGTTACGTCCCTGTTCATGTTCTGGGGCATTGCGATCACGATGGGAGACGTTTTGAACAAACATTTCCAACACGTTTTGAGTCTTACCAAAACACAATCAGCATTCGTACAATTCGCTATTTTCGGCGCTTATGGCGTGATGGGGATTCCTGCGGGGCTTTTTATGAAGCGCTTTGGGTATAAAAACGGCGTGCTTTTCGGATTGTCGCTTTTTGCAATAGGATCTTTCCTTTTTGTTCCGGCAGCCGCAGCCGCTTCATTTCCTTTCTTTGGCGGAGCATTATTTATTCTGGGATGCGGGATCTCAACATTAGAAACCGTTGCACATCCCTTCGTAGCCTCGTTGGGCGACCAGCGGACAAGTGATATGCGGATCAACTTCGCACAAGCATTCAATGCATTAGGCACGATCATTGGGCCGGCGGTTGGTTCTTACTTCCTTTTGAGGAACAATGTTGAAGGCAGCACAGACCTTACTTCGGTAAAAACATTATATATCGTGATCGGAAGCGTCATTGCCACGATCGCTGTTTTATTTTCTTTTGTAAAAGTCCCTGCGCTTACTGATCCGCATGTTGCGGCTGATCCTGCCGCTGCGAATGTCGATACGCATCCTGAAAAGGGCCTCTTTGATCACAAACATTTCAAATGGGCTGTTCTTGCGCAGTTTTTTAATGTGGCGGCACAGGCTGGAACCTGGGCGTTCTTCATCAATTATGGCAATGAGAAAATGGGCTTTACGGATGCAGTAGCTGGCAATTATATGATCCTGTTCTTTGTGCTGATGCTTACGGGTCGTTTCGTTGGAACGTTCCTCATGCGTTTTATCGCACCGCATTCCTTGTTAGCCGTTTTCGCTGCCTGTAACATTATTATGTGTTTGATCATTGCGCAAAGCTGGGGCTGGCCTTCTTTCATTGCATTGTTGATGCTCAACTTCTTTTTCAGCATTATGTTCCCAACGATTTTCAGTTTAGGACTTAAAAATCTGGGAAAACATACGCAACAAGCTTCATCATTTATTTCAATGGGTGTTGTGGGCGGCGCGTTCTTCCCATTTGCCATGGGAGCTGTCGCAGAATCTGACGTAGCGCACGCTTATTATTTACCGATCATTTGCTATTCAGTGATCTTTGCATTTGGATACAAATTTTACAAAGTGCTTTAA
- a CDS encoding alpha/beta hydrolase, translated as MKRNPLFIFLICAFICRFASAATVDTIQVYSAIMKRNLKTVVVTPSQYDSGKTFPVVYLLHGYGGNYADWISKAKGFEKAADTYNMIIVCPDGGFGSWYWDSPVDPQSQFETYVSKELVSFIDTKYKTIKDRTGRGITGLSMGGHGALYLALKHQDVFGATGSMSGGVDIRPFPNNWDMAKKLGKYAEQPERWEKNTVINMLHLLTPNSLAIMIDCGVDDFFYGVNEKLHEQLIYKNIPHDYLVRPGAHNWPYWTNAIQYQLLFMNNYFSRKPNPSN; from the coding sequence ATGAAAAGAAACCCTCTGTTTATTTTTTTGATTTGCGCTTTTATCTGCCGCTTTGCCTCGGCAGCCACTGTGGATACAATTCAGGTTTACAGTGCCATCATGAAAAGAAACCTGAAAACGGTGGTTGTAACGCCATCTCAGTACGATTCGGGAAAAACATTTCCGGTTGTTTATCTGCTGCACGGTTACGGCGGAAATTATGCAGACTGGATTTCCAAGGCAAAAGGTTTTGAAAAAGCAGCCGACACTTATAATATGATCATTGTTTGCCCCGATGGCGGTTTTGGGAGCTGGTATTGGGACAGTCCGGTTGATCCGCAGTCACAGTTTGAGACTTATGTATCCAAAGAACTGGTTTCCTTCATTGATACAAAATACAAAACCATCAAAGACCGCACAGGGCGGGGCATTACGGGTTTGAGCATGGGCGGGCACGGAGCGCTTTATCTGGCGTTGAAACATCAGGATGTTTTTGGGGCCACGGGCAGCATGAGTGGGGGCGTGGATATCCGGCCTTTTCCAAACAACTGGGACATGGCGAAAAAGTTGGGCAAATATGCCGAGCAGCCGGAAAGATGGGAGAAAAATACGGTTATCAATATGCTGCATTTGCTCACACCGAATTCGCTGGCGATCATGATCGATTGCGGCGTAGATGATTTCTTTTATGGCGTAAACGAAAAGCTGCATGAACAGCTGATTTACAAGAATATCCCACACGATTATCTCGTACGCCCGGGTGCCCACAACTGGCCTTACTGGACCAATGCGATACAATATCAGTTGCTTTTCATGAACAACTATTTCAGTAGAAAGCCAAATCCTTCCAATTAA
- a CDS encoding lmo0937 family membrane protein, with protein MGNLLYTIAVILVILWLIGYFGFASFGMGNIIHILLVIAVVAIILRLIRGDRVV; from the coding sequence ATGGGAAATCTTCTTTATACAATAGCTGTCATTTTGGTCATTCTTTGGCTGATCGGCTATTTTGGCTTTGCCAGCTTTGGAATGGGTAACATCATTCACATTCTTTTGGTGATTGCAGTTGTTGCAATAATTCTTCGTTTGATTCGTGGCGACAGGGTTGTGTAA
- a CDS encoding arylesterase: MNRFVFIAQMLLSVVLLASCNSEKKENAEQTGSVKAVAKTPASAKKTIVFFGNSLTAGYGLDDPSQAFAGLIQKRIDSLGLNYKVINAGVSGETTSGGNSRIDWLLKQPLDIFVLELGGNDGLRGIPVSETKKNLQAILDKVHAKYPDAKLVLAGMQIPPNMGQKYASEFKAVYAEIAKANNLTLIPFLLEGVGGESKLNLPDGIHPTEEGHKILAENVWLRIKDLL, from the coding sequence ATGAATCGATTTGTTTTTATTGCCCAAATGCTGCTTTCTGTGGTTCTTTTGGCTTCTTGTAATAGTGAGAAAAAGGAAAATGCTGAACAGACTGGTTCGGTAAAGGCAGTAGCTAAAACGCCCGCCAGCGCCAAAAAGACCATTGTGTTCTTTGGAAACAGCCTGACAGCGGGTTACGGCCTGGATGATCCTTCGCAAGCCTTTGCCGGTTTAATCCAAAAGCGCATTGACTCGCTCGGACTGAATTATAAGGTAATCAACGCCGGCGTGAGTGGTGAAACAACCTCGGGCGGTAACAGTCGGATTGATTGGCTTTTGAAACAACCGCTGGACATTTTTGTGCTCGAACTCGGCGGTAACGACGGATTGAGGGGGATTCCTGTCTCCGAAACAAAGAAAAATCTGCAAGCCATCCTGGATAAGGTGCATGCAAAATATCCGGATGCCAAACTGGTTTTGGCCGGCATGCAAATTCCTCCCAATATGGGGCAAAAATATGCATCGGAATTCAAGGCTGTCTATGCCGAGATTGCCAAAGCCAATAACCTCACACTCATTCCGTTCTTGCTCGAAGGCGTCGGCGGCGAGAGCAAACTCAACCTGCCCGACGGCATTCACCCGACCGAAGAGGGACATAAGATCCTTGCAGAAAATGTCTGGCTCCGCATTAAAGATCTGCTGTGA
- a CDS encoding ABC transporter ATP-binding protein, which yields MDTILDLQQVSKIYKSGDRSLTVLDNINFSITAGSTMSIVGPSGSGKTTLLGLCAGLDRSTSGTVELHGTKLNGLSEDQLAAVRNLYVGFIFQNFQLLPTLTALENVMVPLELRGEKNIKPRALDLLDKVGLAERSHHYPTQLSGGEQQRVSLARAFSNKPQILFADEPTGNLDAETSEKVVKLLFDLNREAGTTLVLVTHDLELAAKTQRIIRIKGGKLAE from the coding sequence ATGGATACCATACTCGATCTGCAACAGGTTAGTAAAATATATAAAAGTGGCGACCGTTCCCTGACCGTTTTAGACAATATTAATTTCTCAATCACAGCTGGTTCAACCATGTCCATTGTGGGGCCTTCGGGAAGCGGAAAAACGACGCTTCTGGGCTTGTGCGCGGGATTGGACCGGTCCACTTCCGGCACAGTGGAGCTGCACGGAACGAAGCTCAACGGCCTGAGCGAAGATCAGCTGGCAGCCGTCCGCAACCTCTATGTAGGGTTTATTTTTCAAAACTTCCAGTTGCTTCCCACCCTGACAGCCCTCGAAAATGTAATGGTGCCCCTGGAATTGCGTGGCGAAAAGAACATTAAGCCGCGTGCCCTGGATTTGCTTGATAAAGTCGGCCTCGCAGAAAGGAGCCATCATTATCCAACCCAATTGTCTGGCGGAGAGCAGCAACGCGTCTCCCTCGCAAGGGCATTTTCCAACAAACCACAAATCCTTTTCGCCGACGAGCCCACCGGAAACCTGGATGCGGAAACGAGCGAAAAAGTGGTTAAGCTCCTTTTTGATCTCAACCGGGAAGCCGGAACAACGCTTGTGCTGGTGACGCATGACCTGGAACTTGCTGCAAAAACACAACGCATTATTCGCATTAAAGGCGGCAAACTGGCTGAATAA
- a CDS encoding ABC transporter permease, with the protein MNQDKLNLPWLLQMAWRDSRKNRSRLLLFISSIILGIAALVAIYSLGDNLRQNIDNQAATLIGADLALNTGKPVEGKAKTLVDSLGKTRSEERSFASMIYFPKNGGNRLAQVKALEGDFPYYGKFETVPVTAEKTFRDRQEALVDQSLMLQYQAKVGDSIKIGNVTFAIAGILEKAPGSTGLTSTVAPSVYIPMRFLKQTGLMQKGSRVAYRYYYKFAPNTDVEKLAKRLEPRFEAGDLDYKTIQSQKEDTGRSFKDLTRFLALVGFVALLLGCIGVASAIHIYIREKLNSIAILRCLGVKGSQAFLIYLIQIAGIGIIGSILGAILGTTIQQFLPVVIKDFLPFELTTDISWLAIGQGLAIGVLISILFALPPLVSIRKVSPLNVLRVSLDAVKMERDPWAWVLYGLIVAFIYGFAFLQMQTWIEALVFTASILASFVVLYATASLLMWLVRKFFPTSWSYLWRQGLANLYRPNNQTSILVVSIGLGTCLVCTLFFVQTILLNRVKMSSSGNQPNIVLFDIQGSQKEAVLAIAKAQNVPVNQNVAIVNMRLEEVNGKTAADFEGDTTAEQSRRIFGREYRVTFRDSLSSTEKLTKGKWKGTYKSADGLIPISIEQGFADRSRLKLGDTLIFNVQGTMMSTTISSLREVNWGEVQTNFLVVFPTGVLEEAPQFHVMLTHVPNPQASAVFQQAIVRQFPNISIIDLALVLRVLDDIFNKIGFVIRFMAGFSILTGLIVLIASVLISKYQRLQESVLLRTLGASRRQIFAITALEYFFLGSLAALTGILLSLVGSWLLAKFSFEAEFKPEFLPVTIVFLFVSLMTVFIGLINSRGILSRPPLEVLRQDV; encoded by the coding sequence ATGAATCAAGATAAATTGAATCTTCCCTGGTTGTTGCAGATGGCATGGCGTGACAGCCGTAAAAACCGCTCACGACTCCTACTTTTCATTTCTTCCATCATTCTTGGGATCGCCGCGCTTGTGGCCATTTATTCTCTGGGTGATAATCTAAGACAAAACATTGATAATCAAGCCGCAACATTAATTGGCGCCGATCTGGCGCTGAATACGGGTAAGCCGGTTGAAGGAAAAGCCAAAACGCTTGTTGATTCATTAGGAAAAACCCGGTCAGAAGAACGCAGTTTTGCTTCCATGATTTATTTCCCCAAAAATGGAGGGAACAGGCTTGCACAGGTTAAAGCCCTGGAAGGGGATTTTCCCTATTACGGGAAATTTGAAACTGTTCCGGTTACTGCTGAGAAAACGTTTCGGGATAGACAGGAAGCGCTTGTGGATCAAAGCCTTATGCTGCAATATCAGGCCAAAGTCGGGGATTCCATCAAGATTGGCAATGTAACATTTGCCATTGCAGGGATTTTGGAAAAAGCACCCGGCTCTACGGGACTTACCAGCACCGTTGCGCCGTCGGTTTACATTCCTATGCGCTTTTTGAAGCAAACAGGTTTAATGCAAAAAGGGAGCCGCGTTGCTTACCGTTATTATTACAAGTTTGCGCCCAATACAGACGTTGAAAAACTGGCAAAACGGCTCGAACCGCGTTTCGAAGCGGGCGATCTGGACTACAAAACCATTCAGTCCCAAAAAGAAGACACGGGAAGATCGTTTAAAGACCTCACGCGTTTTTTGGCATTAGTTGGGTTTGTTGCGTTGCTTTTGGGCTGCATTGGCGTGGCGAGTGCCATCCATATTTATATTCGCGAAAAACTGAATTCCATTGCTATTCTGCGTTGCCTGGGTGTTAAAGGTTCTCAGGCTTTTTTAATTTACCTGATTCAAATTGCAGGAATCGGCATCATTGGGTCCATATTGGGTGCTATTCTGGGCACGACGATCCAGCAGTTTTTACCTGTTGTAATCAAGGATTTCCTTCCCTTTGAGCTTACTACGGATATTTCCTGGCTTGCCATCGGCCAAGGGTTAGCGATAGGCGTGCTTATTTCGATTCTGTTTGCCTTGCCCCCGCTCGTTTCCATCCGCAAAGTTTCGCCGTTGAATGTGTTGCGTGTTTCGCTGGATGCCGTGAAAATGGAAAGAGATCCGTGGGCCTGGGTGTTATACGGGCTGATTGTTGCCTTTATTTACGGTTTCGCATTTTTGCAAATGCAAACCTGGATTGAAGCATTGGTTTTCACAGCCAGCATTCTGGCGTCTTTTGTCGTGCTATATGCCACTGCAAGTCTGCTGATGTGGCTGGTGCGCAAGTTTTTCCCTACATCATGGAGTTATTTATGGCGGCAGGGATTAGCCAATTTATATCGTCCCAATAATCAAACATCCATTTTGGTTGTCTCCATCGGCCTCGGCACGTGCCTGGTTTGCACATTGTTTTTTGTTCAAACGATTTTACTCAACCGGGTGAAAATGTCGTCCAGCGGAAACCAGCCTAACATTGTCCTTTTCGACATTCAGGGAAGTCAGAAAGAAGCTGTGCTGGCTATTGCAAAAGCACAGAATGTTCCTGTCAACCAGAATGTTGCCATTGTCAACATGCGATTGGAAGAAGTGAATGGAAAAACGGCTGCTGACTTCGAAGGCGACACCACTGCGGAACAGTCGCGCAGGATTTTCGGCCGCGAATACCGGGTAACATTCCGTGATTCACTGAGTTCTACGGAAAAACTCACAAAAGGAAAATGGAAGGGAACCTACAAAAGCGCCGACGGCCTGATCCCTATCTCAATCGAACAGGGTTTCGCGGACCGAAGCAGGCTCAAACTCGGCGACACCCTCATTTTCAATGTGCAGGGAACGATGATGTCGACCACAATTTCCAGTCTCCGCGAAGTGAACTGGGGTGAAGTGCAAACTAATTTTCTGGTTGTTTTCCCAACCGGCGTACTGGAAGAAGCGCCGCAATTCCACGTCATGCTTACCCATGTGCCCAATCCGCAAGCGTCGGCCGTTTTTCAGCAAGCCATTGTTCGCCAATTCCCCAACATTTCGATCATTGACCTTGCACTAGTGCTTCGCGTGTTGGATGATATTTTCAATAAAATCGGCTTCGTTATCCGGTTTATGGCCGGTTTCAGTATTCTGACCGGATTAATCGTGCTGATCGCCTCGGTATTAATCAGCAAATATCAACGCCTGCAGGAAAGTGTGTTGCTGAGGACATTAGGCGCGAGCCGCAGACAGATTTTTGCGATCACAGCATTGGAATACTTCTTCCTGGGCTCCCTGGCCGCGTTAACAGGCATTTTGCTTTCTCTGGTAGGAAGCTGGCTGCTGGCAAAATTCAGCTTCGAAGCCGAGTTCAAACCCGAGTTTCTTCCTGTGACCATTGTGTTCCTGTTTGTTTCGTTGATGACCGTTTTTATCGGACTGATCAACAGTCGCGGCATTCTTTCGCGTCCGCCGCTGGAAGTTCTGCGCCAGGACGTTTAG